A single Anopheles arabiensis isolate DONGOLA chromosome X, AaraD3, whole genome shotgun sequence DNA region contains:
- the LOC120905850 gene encoding uncharacterized protein LOC120905850, producing the protein MATTPEKKLSASELVDLAPLATEPGNDLISTEQERDEQKAAQDQSVEKPDEDQSKIEKALEDAMSDIVERGESEDISGEPIAESDKLEALEKILEEANSVDEDHVEQETTHDEAHDEAIVEASEDAAEGVDRCARVEV; encoded by the exons ATGGCTACCACCCCAGAGAAAAAGTTGAGTGCGTCGGAATTGGTCGACCTGGCCCCCTTGGCGACTGAGCCAGGGAATGATCTGATATCGACCGAACAGGAACGGGATGAGCAGAAGGCCGCTCAAGATCAGAGTGTCGAGAAGCCGGATGAGGATCAGTCGAAAATCGAGAAGGCTCTAGAAGATGCAATGAGCGACATTGTGGAGCGAGGTGAAAGTGAAGACATCAGTGGAGAGCCGATAGCTGAGAGTGACAAGCTAGAAGCTTTGGAGAAAATCCTGGAAGAGGCAAACAGCGTGGACGAAGATCATGTCGAGCAAGAGACCACTCACGACGAAGCTCACGATGAAGCCATCGTGGAGGCCTCGGAAGATGCAGCCGAAGGCGTTGATCGCTGTGCACGTGTGGAG GTTTAA